Sequence from the Angustibacter luteus genome:
GGCCGATCACGTTGGTGTACGTGTGGTGCAGCTCGTTGTGCGAGTGCTTCCACTGCTCGGACGGCGAGGCGTTGTCCCACTCCCAGGTGGTGGAGTGGATCTTGGGGTCACGCATCCAGTCCCACTGGCCGTGCATGACGTTGTGGCCGATCTCCATGTTCTCCAGGATCTTGGCCACCGACAGTCCCACCGTGCCGACGAACCAGGCGGGCGGGAACAGCGAGAACAGCAGCACCCCGCGGCTGGAGAGCTCGAGCTTGCGCTGCACGTCGATCACCCGTCGGATGTACGCCGCGTCGCTGGCGCCGCGGGCGGCGACGACGTCCGCGCGGATCGCGTCGAGCCGCCGGCCGATCTCCTCGACGTCCTCGGCGGTCAGGTGCGCGACCGGGCTCACGGCCTTGCTCTGCATCACGGTCATGGTTGGTCCTCCGTCACAGGTCGATGTCGCAGGCCCCGGCCGCAGCCGAGACGCAGGTCTGGATGAGCACGCCGTCACCGGGCGCGGCGGTGGTCAGGTCGCCGGAGCGCAGGTCGCGCACCGTCCCCTCGCGCAGCGGCAGGACGCACGAGTAGCAGATCCCCATCCGGCAACCCGAGGGCATCAGCAGGCCGGCCTGCTCGCCGGCGTCCAGGATCGGGGTGGCGCCGTCCACCTCGAGTACGGTCCCGCTGCCGCTGAAGGTCAGCGTGCCGCCGTCCCCCGGTGCGGCGAGCGCGGTACGGAACCGCTCGGTGTGCAGCTGGTCCGGGCCGAGGGTCGACCAGTGATCCTCGATCGCGTCGAGCAGCCCGGCCGGGCCGCACGCCCACGTCTGCCGTTCGGCGAGGTCGGGGACCAGGGCCGCCAGCTCGGCGACGTCCAGCCGGCCGTGCTCGTCGGTGTGCTGCTCCACCAGCCGCAGCCGCCCCGCATCGGCGAGGGACCGCAGCTCGGCGCCGAAGATCACGGCGTCCGCGCTGGCCTCGGAGTGCACGAGCACCACGTCGTCCAGCCGGTCGAGGCCGGCGCGCAGCATCCCCATCACGGGGGTGATGCCGCTGCCGCCGGTGATGAACAGGACCTTGCCCGGCGCCGGGTCGGGCAGCACGAAGTCGCCGAGGGCCTGGTCGATCTGCACCAGCTGGCCCGGTCGCAGGTGCTGGGCCAGGTGGGCGCTGACCAGGCCGTCCGGCACGGCCCGCGCGGTGATCGTGATGAGGCCGTCGGCGGAGCCGGGCACGGAGGTGAGCGAGTACGAGCGCCACAGCCGGACGCCGTCCACGTCGAGCCCCACCCGGACGTACTGGCCGGGCCGGTGACCGCGCCAGGCGGCCCCTGGCTGGAGCACGACGGTCACGGCGTCCGCGGTCTCGGGACGGACCTCGACGACGCGGGCGCGCAGGTCCGCTCCGGCGCGCAGCGGTCGGAACATGTCGAGGTAGTCCGCCGGGGTACGTGGGTACGCCGCGGCCTCCGCCACCCGCCAGAGCCGGTCGCGCAAGCCGCGTCGCGGTCCGCCGGCGGCACCGGGGTCACGCAAGAGAGTGGCCATGTACCTAGGGTGCGCCCCGCTGCGAGTAAGTTCATGACCGCAGGAAGTGAATCAACGGCTCAAAACTGTGCGGAGCGAACAATGAGTGAGAACGACGCGTCCCAGCAGCCCAGCCACACCGCACGTGGCGCGGCCGAGCTCGAGCTCGGCCAGGACACGCTCGACCTCCTGCGGTCCCGACTTGCCGCGGTCGCCGAGGACACGGTCCGGGCGATCACGGAGGAGGTGCCTGGGTACGCCGGCGCGTT
This genomic interval carries:
- a CDS encoding ferredoxin reductase, with protein sequence MATLLRDPGAAGGPRRGLRDRLWRVAEAAAYPRTPADYLDMFRPLRAGADLRARVVEVRPETADAVTVVLQPGAAWRGHRPGQYVRVGLDVDGVRLWRSYSLTSVPGSADGLITITARAVPDGLVSAHLAQHLRPGQLVQIDQALGDFVLPDPAPGKVLFITGGSGITPVMGMLRAGLDRLDDVVLVHSEASADAVIFGAELRSLADAGRLRLVEQHTDEHGRLDVAELAALVPDLAERQTWACGPAGLLDAIEDHWSTLGPDQLHTERFRTALAAPGDGGTLTFSGSGTVLEVDGATPILDAGEQAGLLMPSGCRMGICYSCVLPLREGTVRDLRSGDLTTAAPGDGVLIQTCVSAAAGACDIDL